In a single window of the Mucilaginibacter defluvii genome:
- a CDS encoding DUF2264 domain-containing protein, with translation MRGFLYLIIILYALCHTALAQSKSGVADRELWLRYMDKVARPVMENLAADRLKEVMPVEFADKIDNRESRQKVAYLEAFGRALCGISPWLQTEGGSITEQKLRSQHRDWALKAMANAVNPRAQDYMQWRGGQPLVDASFVAYALIRCPWLWQNSSEQVKQQIKDAFTLTRETVPVYSNWILFSGMIEAFFYKYGLSYDAVRLEYAIREFTQHWYVGDGMYSDGMQFNMDYYNSIVIHPFLSTILEVLNTNDKRYQKEQQFELAAGRRYAQIQERLINTDGTYPTLGRSIVYRSGVFHHLANISLAKQLPENLKPAQVRCALTAVIKKTLAERSFNKSGWLNIGLHGQQPGLADFYITTGSLYISSAIFLPLGLPADDEFWTSPAQPWTSVKIWTGQNADADHALDLKK, from the coding sequence ATGCGTGGCTTTTTGTATCTCATAATAATTTTATACGCTTTATGTCATACTGCTCTGGCACAGTCAAAAAGCGGTGTTGCTGACCGTGAATTATGGCTCCGATATATGGATAAAGTGGCACGGCCTGTTATGGAAAACCTTGCTGCCGACCGCTTAAAGGAAGTCATGCCGGTTGAATTTGCCGACAAGATCGACAACCGCGAATCGAGGCAAAAGGTCGCTTACCTGGAAGCCTTTGGCCGCGCATTATGTGGCATATCCCCCTGGTTACAAACAGAAGGCGGCAGCATTACAGAACAAAAACTCCGCAGCCAACATCGCGACTGGGCGCTTAAAGCGATGGCTAATGCGGTTAATCCGCGAGCTCAGGATTATATGCAATGGCGCGGCGGGCAACCATTGGTTGACGCCTCTTTTGTAGCTTACGCGCTGATACGCTGCCCCTGGCTTTGGCAAAACAGCAGCGAGCAGGTAAAGCAGCAAATTAAAGACGCTTTTACCCTTACACGTGAAACCGTGCCGGTTTACAGCAACTGGATATTATTTAGCGGTATGATCGAGGCGTTCTTTTACAAATACGGTTTAAGTTACGATGCCGTACGGCTGGAATATGCCATCCGCGAGTTTACGCAACACTGGTACGTTGGGGATGGCATGTATTCAGACGGTATGCAGTTTAATATGGATTATTATAACAGCATCGTGATCCATCCGTTTTTGAGTACAATTTTGGAGGTGTTGAATACCAATGATAAACGCTATCAAAAAGAACAGCAATTTGAGCTTGCAGCCGGCCGGCGTTACGCACAGATACAGGAACGCCTGATTAATACTGACGGCACCTACCCCACGTTAGGCCGTTCGATTGTTTACCGAAGCGGTGTGTTTCATCACCTGGCTAATATTTCGCTTGCAAAACAATTGCCTGAAAATTTAAAACCGGCACAAGTAAGATGCGCGCTTACAGCAGTTATTAAAAAAACGCTTGCCGAGCGCAGTTTTAATAAGAGCGGCTGGCTTAACATAGGCTTACATGGCCAACAGCCGGGCCTCGCCGACTTTTACATTACCACCGGCAGCTTGTACATATCGTCCGCTATTTTTTTACCGCTGGGCTTACCTGCCGATGATGAATTCTGGACATCACCTGCCCAACCGTGGACATCAGTTAAAATTTGGACAGGCCAAAACGCGGATGCAGACCATGCGCTTGATCTTAAAAAATAA
- a CDS encoding BNR repeat-containing protein — protein sequence MICVLCQAQTSTVAFDGWANNSINTVIFRKNSLVSFKGEQFAAYYDTSQHVVLAKRKLGSAKWQTLRTQYTGDAADAHKSISIMVDGEGYLHVTWGHHDGPLNYCISKKPGGLALGEKRPMTGTNENLVSYPEFYRLPGGDLLFLFRNGHSGNGSLVINKYDLKGKRWLRVQNNLIDGEGKRSAYWQTFVDEHGVIHVSWVWRESPDVASNHDMCYTRSEDGGLTWQRSTGEKYKLPITAASAEYTCRIPQQSQLINQTSMFADYKSNPYIATYYCEKGDSVPQYHIIYLNNGRWLVANLGFRKTAFSLNGFGTKSIPISRPQIVAWRSKGKLSAALIFRDDERGSKASIAVTDNIAGNKWLIKDVTPAAVGSWEPTYDTELWKTEKQLHLFVQNNIQVDGEGKANAATQPVNVIEINNLLQ from the coding sequence TTGATATGCGTTTTATGCCAGGCACAAACCAGTACTGTAGCTTTTGATGGCTGGGCAAATAACTCTATCAATACTGTCATCTTCCGCAAAAATTCGCTGGTGAGTTTTAAGGGCGAACAATTTGCCGCTTATTATGATACCAGCCAGCATGTAGTGTTGGCAAAGAGAAAACTTGGGTCGGCAAAATGGCAAACCTTGCGTACGCAATACACCGGAGACGCGGCCGATGCGCATAAAAGCATCAGTATAATGGTTGATGGCGAAGGTTACCTGCATGTAACATGGGGCCATCATGACGGACCATTAAATTATTGCATCAGCAAAAAACCGGGCGGGCTTGCACTGGGCGAGAAAAGGCCAATGACCGGTACAAATGAAAACCTGGTAAGCTATCCTGAATTTTACCGCCTGCCGGGCGGCGATCTTTTATTTCTTTTCCGCAACGGCCATTCGGGTAATGGTAGCCTGGTCATCAATAAATACGACTTGAAAGGTAAACGCTGGTTGCGCGTACAAAACAACCTGATTGATGGTGAGGGAAAACGTAGCGCTTACTGGCAAACTTTTGTTGATGAGCATGGCGTGATCCATGTATCATGGGTATGGCGCGAAAGCCCTGATGTGGCCAGTAACCACGATATGTGTTATACGCGATCCGAAGATGGCGGACTAACCTGGCAGCGCTCCACGGGCGAAAAATATAAGTTGCCCATCACCGCTGCGTCTGCTGAATATACCTGCCGCATTCCGCAGCAAAGCCAGCTTATAAATCAAACCAGCATGTTTGCTGATTATAAAAGCAATCCGTACATTGCCACCTATTATTGTGAAAAAGGCGATTCTGTACCGCAATACCATATTATTTACCTGAACAATGGCCGCTGGTTGGTTGCAAACCTCGGCTTCAGAAAAACGGCTTTTAGCCTCAACGGCTTCGGTACAAAGAGCATCCCGATATCACGGCCACAGATTGTTGCCTGGCGATCAAAGGGCAAACTTTCGGCCGCGCTGATATTCAGGGATGACGAACGGGGCAGCAAAGCATCCATCGCGGTAACTGATAATATAGCCGGTAATAAATGGCTCATTAAAGATGTTACCCCGGCAGCTGTTGGCTCCTGGGAACCTACTTACGATACTGAACTATGGAAAACTGAAAAACAACTACATCTATTTGTACAAAATAACATTCAGGTTGATGGTGAGGGTAAAGCAAACGCGGCGACGCAGCCTGTAAATGTTATCGAAATAAACAATCTTCTGCAATGA
- a CDS encoding glucuronyl hydrolase: MIKHLYVTALSIATTVTGYAQNNPVKNADVIFNASVKQYQLLSEKVKPGQYPKTYHANGDKLETSGSDWWCSGFYPGTLLYLDEAAGAPALKAEALAFLEDLKKEQYNKSTHDLGFMMYCSFGNAERLSPKKEYEDVLMQSAKSLITRYNAAAKCIRSWDSSPWNHAGADEMPVIIDNMMNLELLFWASRFSGDATYKNIAINHANTTMANHFRPDYSSYHEVVYNTTTGKVTKRITNQGAADNSSWARGQAWGLYGYTATYRDTKDKKYLQQANRIANYILSHPKMPKNLIPYWDYQAPGIPNALHDSSAGAITASALLELSGYVDKKLANKYIAAAKTILTALSGKEYFAEPGTNGGFLLKHGVGNMPNKTEIDVPLSYGDFYFIEALMRLKKLK; the protein is encoded by the coding sequence ATGATAAAACACCTGTATGTTACCGCGCTATCCATCGCAACTACTGTGACGGGTTACGCGCAAAATAACCCGGTTAAAAACGCCGATGTCATATTCAATGCCTCGGTAAAGCAATATCAGTTATTAAGCGAAAAGGTGAAACCCGGGCAATACCCTAAAACCTATCATGCAAACGGCGATAAGCTCGAAACCAGCGGATCTGACTGGTGGTGCAGTGGCTTTTACCCCGGCACTTTACTCTACCTAGATGAGGCGGCCGGTGCACCCGCACTTAAGGCTGAAGCCCTGGCATTTTTAGAGGATCTGAAGAAGGAACAATACAATAAATCAACCCATGACCTGGGGTTTATGATGTATTGCAGTTTTGGGAATGCGGAGCGGTTAAGCCCTAAAAAGGAATACGAAGACGTATTGATGCAGAGTGCGAAATCATTAATTACACGGTATAATGCGGCGGCTAAGTGCATACGCTCATGGGACAGCTCTCCGTGGAATCATGCCGGGGCCGATGAAATGCCGGTGATTATAGATAACATGATGAACCTGGAACTACTGTTTTGGGCAAGCAGGTTTAGTGGTGATGCTACCTATAAAAACATTGCCATTAACCATGCTAATACAACTATGGCCAATCACTTCAGGCCCGATTACAGCTCGTACCACGAAGTGGTTTACAACACTACCACCGGCAAGGTTACCAAACGCATCACCAATCAGGGCGCAGCCGACAACTCATCATGGGCCCGCGGGCAGGCATGGGGGCTGTACGGCTATACCGCTACTTATCGCGATACAAAAGACAAAAAATATTTGCAGCAAGCCAACCGCATTGCCAACTATATACTCTCCCACCCTAAGATGCCCAAAAACCTGATACCATACTGGGATTACCAGGCGCCGGGCATCCCGAATGCATTGCATGATTCTTCGGCAGGCGCAATAACCGCGTCGGCACTTTTGGAGTTAAGCGGCTATGTAGACAAGAAACTGGCAAACAAATACATCGCGGCAGCAAAAACCATTTTAACAGCTTTATCAGGTAAAGAATATTTTGCCGAACCGGGCACCAACGGTGGATTTTTATTAAAGCACGGAGTGGGTAATATGCCGAACAAAACGGAGATTGACGTGCCGCTTAGCTATGGCGATTTTTATTTTATTGAAGCGCTTATGCGTTTAAAAAAGCTAAAATAA
- a CDS encoding DUF4861 family protein, whose protein sequence is MRLTKYLLVAATIFLYKSACAQQVLNVSVSNTLGFDRTEVVSIDVIKLSGFLKRKQLQHIRIKNKQTGKPEPVQWVDNDSDGKPDELLFLANVNANGKADFVLFADKNLALPKSQLIAYSRFVPERTDDYAWENDRVAFRTYGPDAQRRTEQHLENGTLSSGVDLWLKRTTTPVINKWYNGYLTDPGFYHTDHGEGYDPYHVGASRGTGGTGVWVNDSLLVSKNFVTHKTVAEGPLRTIFELTYAPYGPYLVVENKRISLDVGSNFSKFVIAYRSKKPLPNYTVGITLHRNEGQTGIDEKAGIFSHHEQIDGVYIGQGIVIDPKVIQKAFANKTKTPDQSNLLVLTKPSGKVTYYAGFAWQKSGHVQNRSDWENMLKKQAEIVAHPLIVTTK, encoded by the coding sequence ATGAGATTAACCAAGTACCTGCTGGTTGCCGCCACAATTTTTTTGTATAAGTCTGCCTGCGCTCAACAAGTATTAAACGTATCGGTTAGCAATACCCTTGGTTTTGACAGGACTGAAGTGGTTAGCATTGATGTAATAAAACTCTCCGGCTTTTTGAAAAGAAAGCAGCTACAGCATATCCGCATTAAAAATAAACAAACCGGCAAACCTGAACCCGTTCAATGGGTAGACAACGACAGCGATGGTAAGCCTGATGAGCTATTGTTTTTAGCCAATGTTAACGCCAACGGCAAAGCGGATTTTGTTTTGTTTGCAGATAAAAACCTGGCCCTGCCAAAAAGCCAATTGATTGCTTACTCGCGTTTTGTACCCGAACGTACAGATGATTACGCCTGGGAGAACGACCGTGTAGCCTTCAGAACTTATGGTCCGGATGCTCAAAGGCGTACAGAGCAGCATTTGGAAAATGGCACGCTGAGCAGCGGTGTTGATCTTTGGCTAAAACGTACCACGACGCCAGTGATCAATAAATGGTATAATGGCTATCTCACCGATCCGGGCTTTTATCATACCGACCATGGCGAAGGTTACGACCCCTACCATGTGGGTGCAAGCCGTGGCACCGGCGGAACCGGTGTTTGGGTTAATGACAGCCTGCTGGTTTCAAAAAATTTCGTCACACATAAAACCGTAGCCGAAGGGCCATTGCGCACTATTTTTGAACTTACGTATGCACCATACGGTCCGTATTTGGTCGTCGAAAACAAGCGTATATCTCTTGATGTGGGTAGTAACTTCAGTAAATTCGTCATCGCTTACCGGTCTAAAAAGCCGTTGCCCAATTATACCGTCGGCATCACCTTGCATAGAAATGAGGGACAAACCGGTATCGATGAAAAAGCAGGCATTTTTAGTCACCACGAGCAGATTGATGGCGTTTATATTGGCCAAGGGATTGTTATTGATCCTAAAGTTATTCAAAAAGCATTCGCCAATAAAACTAAAACGCCGGATCAAAGCAACCTGCTGGTACTAACCAAACCATCGGGCAAGGTAACTTACTACGCCGGCTTTGCCTGGCAAAAAAGCGGCCATGTACAAAACCGCTCCGATTGGGAGAATATGCTTAAGAAACAAGCTGAAATTGTGGCGCATCCGCTAATCGTAACAACCAAATAA
- the kduI gene encoding 5-dehydro-4-deoxy-D-glucuronate isomerase, whose amino-acid sequence MTKSEFRYAHHPEDAKAYTTEELREHFLIPTLFEDDTIHLVYTMYDRYIVGGAFPVTKAVALETIDELKADYFLERRELGIINVGGKGVVKVDGTAYELSKKEALYIGRGVKEVIFERPGDEQPYFYINSAPAHHAYPTQKVNRDNAEIIELGEQKTANRRTLNKLIVNSIVKTCQLQMGLTELHEGNVWNTMPSHTHTRRMEAYFYFDLAEGQTVSHFMGQPQETRHIFMQNQQAVISPEWSIHSGCGTSNYSFIWGMAGENLDYGDMDGVAPNELK is encoded by the coding sequence ATGACTAAATCAGAATTCAGATACGCGCATCACCCGGAAGATGCAAAAGCATATACAACCGAAGAACTGCGCGAACATTTTTTGATTCCCACCCTTTTTGAAGATGATACCATACACCTGGTTTACACCATGTATGACAGGTATATAGTTGGCGGCGCTTTTCCGGTTACCAAAGCCGTTGCTCTTGAAACCATTGACGAACTTAAGGCCGATTACTTTTTGGAACGCAGAGAGTTGGGCATCATTAACGTTGGTGGCAAAGGCGTGGTAAAGGTAGATGGTACAGCTTATGAACTATCAAAAAAAGAAGCACTGTATATAGGCCGTGGTGTAAAAGAAGTAATATTCGAGCGCCCTGGTGATGAGCAACCTTATTTTTATATCAACTCGGCACCGGCACACCATGCCTATCCCACCCAAAAAGTAAACAGGGATAACGCAGAAATTATTGAATTGGGTGAGCAAAAAACAGCTAACCGCCGCACCTTAAATAAGCTTATAGTAAACAGTATAGTAAAAACCTGCCAACTACAGATGGGGCTGACCGAACTGCACGAGGGCAATGTTTGGAATACCATGCCATCGCACACCCACACCCGCCGCATGGAAGCCTACTTTTATTTTGACCTGGCTGAGGGGCAAACCGTAAGCCATTTTATGGGGCAACCGCAGGAAACCCGCCATATTTTTATGCAGAACCAACAGGCGGTAATTAGTCCGGAGTGGAGTATACACTCAGGTTGCGGCACCAGCAATTACTCCTTTATATGGGGCATGGCCGGCGAAAACCTGGACTATGGCGATATGGATGGCGTAGCGCCTAATGAACTTAAATAA
- a CDS encoding gluconate 5-dehydrogenase has translation MELFSLKGKTAVITGGTHGLGMAMAEGLAQAGAKLIITSTTPAKLTDALAHYKAQGFEASGYVFDVTDEAAAIEHVAKMEAEHGAIDILVNNAGIIKRVLAVDMPVEDFRRVIDVDLVGAFIMSRLVAKGMIIRRSGKIINICSMMSELGRTNVTAYAAAKGGLKMLTKNLATEWAPYNIQVNGIGPGYYATSQTAPIRVDGNPFNEFIISRTPAGRWGNPQDLAGTAIFLASDASNFINGQIIYVDGGLLATIGKPSNE, from the coding sequence ATGGAACTATTTAGCTTAAAAGGTAAAACAGCCGTAATAACCGGCGGCACACATGGCTTAGGTATGGCTATGGCTGAAGGGCTGGCACAGGCAGGGGCAAAATTGATTATTACCAGTACAACGCCTGCTAAACTTACTGATGCACTGGCTCATTATAAAGCACAAGGTTTTGAAGCATCGGGCTACGTGTTTGATGTGACAGATGAAGCTGCAGCTATTGAGCATGTGGCCAAAATGGAAGCCGAACACGGCGCCATTGACATACTTGTGAACAATGCAGGCATTATAAAGCGCGTTTTAGCAGTTGATATGCCGGTAGAAGATTTTAGGCGGGTGATAGATGTTGACCTTGTGGGTGCCTTTATCATGAGCCGGTTGGTGGCCAAGGGTATGATTATCCGCCGCAGCGGTAAGATAATTAATATATGCTCCATGATGAGCGAGCTTGGGCGCACCAATGTTACCGCTTATGCAGCGGCAAAGGGTGGTCTTAAAATGCTGACAAAGAACCTGGCAACAGAATGGGCACCCTACAACATACAAGTTAACGGGATTGGCCCCGGCTATTATGCCACGAGCCAAACAGCGCCCATACGTGTTGATGGTAACCCGTTTAACGAGTTTATCATCAGCCGGACACCGGCAGGTCGTTGGGGCAATCCGCAGGATTTGGCCGGAACGGCGATCTTTTTAGCATCAGACGCGAGCAACTTTATAAACGGTCAAATTATTTATGTTGATGGCGGATTATTAGCTACTATAGGAAAACCTTCTAACGAATAA
- a CDS encoding MFS transporter, which yields MYQKDIKPAGNYRWTICALLFVATTINYLDRQVLSLLQPYLEEKFGWTNSDYANITAVFQFAYALSMLFAGRIVDWLDTKWGYGWAIVIWSVAAMIHALSIPIGEAFNSLLGLAGISIFSVSVAGFIVSRTLLAFGEAGNFPAAIKAVAEYFPKKERSFATGIFNSGANIGAVLAPLTIPWIYANWGWESAFILVGAFGFLWLIFWLVFYEKPEKQKRLSKEELVYITNDREDAAQAEKQLTDVLESKISWFKLLGYKQTWAFISGKLLTDGVFWFFLFWLPAYLKAQYNIVGEGVMIPLAAVYTLSMAGSVAGGWLPMYFIKKGHNVFEGRVKAMLVIAIFPLAILAAQPLGHISYWIPIVLIGIGAAAHQAWSANIFTTVSDMFPKRAIGSVVGMGGMAGGLGGVVVSKISGALFDHYKALGHIETGYTIVFTASAVAYLIAWSVIKTLVPKYNPVVLD from the coding sequence ATGTACCAAAAAGATATTAAACCAGCAGGTAACTACCGCTGGACGATATGCGCACTATTATTTGTAGCTACTACTATCAATTACCTCGACCGGCAGGTACTCAGCTTACTACAGCCTTATCTGGAGGAAAAGTTTGGCTGGACAAATAGCGACTACGCCAATATTACAGCCGTTTTTCAGTTTGCTTACGCACTTAGTATGTTGTTTGCCGGCCGTATAGTAGATTGGCTGGACACTAAATGGGGTTATGGTTGGGCAATCGTCATCTGGTCGGTAGCAGCCATGATCCATGCGCTTTCCATCCCGATTGGCGAAGCATTTAATTCATTGCTTGGTTTGGCCGGGATATCCATTTTCTCGGTTTCAGTTGCAGGCTTTATAGTAAGCCGTACGCTACTAGCTTTTGGCGAGGCGGGCAACTTTCCGGCGGCGATAAAAGCTGTGGCAGAATACTTTCCCAAAAAGGAACGGTCATTCGCAACAGGTATTTTTAACTCGGGCGCCAACATTGGCGCTGTACTTGCACCGCTAACCATTCCCTGGATATACGCAAACTGGGGATGGGAGTCGGCATTTATATTGGTGGGCGCGTTCGGTTTTTTATGGTTGATATTCTGGCTTGTATTTTATGAGAAACCGGAGAAGCAAAAACGACTAAGCAAAGAGGAGCTGGTATATATCACCAATGACCGGGAAGACGCTGCACAAGCCGAAAAACAGCTAACCGACGTATTAGAAAGTAAGATATCATGGTTCAAGCTATTGGGTTATAAACAAACCTGGGCATTTATATCCGGCAAGCTGCTTACCGATGGCGTATTCTGGTTCTTTTTATTCTGGCTGCCGGCCTATCTAAAAGCGCAATACAATATAGTGGGCGAAGGCGTTATGATACCCCTGGCAGCAGTTTATACGCTAAGTATGGCCGGTAGCGTTGCCGGCGGATGGCTACCGATGTACTTCATTAAAAAAGGGCATAACGTTTTTGAAGGACGGGTTAAGGCAATGCTCGTTATCGCAATATTCCCGCTGGCAATTTTGGCAGCACAGCCATTGGGCCATATCTCCTACTGGATACCTATTGTACTCATCGGCATTGGCGCGGCGGCTCACCAGGCCTGGAGCGCGAACATTTTTACAACGGTAAGCGATATGTTTCCTAAGAGGGCCATCGGCTCGGTAGTAGGTATGGGCGGTATGGCAGGCGGCTTGGGTGGTGTTGTGGTATCGAAAATCAGCGGAGCCCTATTCGATCATTATAAAGCGCTTGGCCACATAGAAACCGGCTACACCATTGTTTTCACCGCTTCGGCTGTAGCTTACCTGATAGCGTGGAGCGTAATAAAAACATTGGTGCCTAAATATAACCCTGTTGTATTGGATTAA
- a CDS encoding WYL domain-containing protein, translating into MPVNRNALIRYRTIDNCLQNRHRKWTLDDLIDACSDAIYEYQGIDTGVSRRTIQADIEMMRSNKLGYEAPIIVTDKKYYTYADKSYSITNSPISSQDMQVLSEVSGLLRQFKGFNHFSDLNEMVSKLEDKIYAQKTHSPPVIDFEKNDNLKGLEWIEVIRKAIVAKKTLCITYQSFKARAANTFCFSGYLLKEYRNRWFVLGQRHGRGGALLNLALDRIQTIEIHNEAYVKNNLIDLATYYNDVIGVTKTPRQRDCDVIFWIDNDNAPYVITKPLHHTQKLLKEKDGGKIFSIKVILNFELERELLGFGNRIRVLGPRVLVKQIKSNLKKALARYENVPAVSSIEDDMD; encoded by the coding sequence ATGCCTGTTAACCGTAATGCGCTTATCCGTTACCGTACCATTGACAACTGCCTGCAAAACCGCCACCGCAAATGGACGCTCGACGATTTGATTGACGCCTGCAGCGATGCTATTTACGAGTACCAGGGCATTGATACCGGCGTTAGCCGCAGAACCATACAGGCTGATATTGAGATGATGCGCAGCAACAAATTGGGCTACGAAGCGCCGATTATTGTTACTGATAAAAAGTATTACACCTATGCCGACAAAAGTTACAGCATCACGAACAGCCCGATCAGTTCGCAGGATATGCAGGTGCTCAGCGAGGTATCCGGCCTGCTCAGGCAGTTTAAGGGCTTTAACCATTTTAGCGACCTCAATGAAATGGTAAGCAAGCTGGAAGATAAAATATACGCGCAGAAAACCCATAGTCCGCCGGTTATTGATTTTGAAAAGAACGATAACCTGAAGGGGTTGGAATGGATAGAGGTTATCCGCAAGGCTATTGTGGCCAAAAAAACACTTTGTATAACCTATCAGTCGTTTAAAGCCAGGGCGGCAAATACCTTTTGCTTTAGCGGATATCTTTTAAAGGAATACCGTAACCGCTGGTTTGTACTTGGCCAGCGCCATGGCCGCGGCGGTGCATTGCTAAACCTTGCGCTTGACCGTATCCAAACCATTGAAATACACAACGAAGCCTACGTTAAGAACAACCTTATTGACCTGGCTACTTATTATAACGACGTAATAGGTGTAACCAAAACGCCCAGACAGCGCGATTGCGACGTTATTTTCTGGATAGATAATGACAACGCTCCGTATGTGATCACCAAGCCCCTGCACCACACCCAAAAACTACTAAAGGAGAAAGATGGCGGCAAAATATTCAGCATTAAAGTAATACTCAATTTTGAACTTGAACGCGAACTCCTCGGCTTTGGCAACAGGATACGGGTGCTCGGCCCGCGTGTATTGGTCAAGCAAATTAAATCCAACCTAAAAAAAGCATTG